In one window of Haloimpatiens sp. FM7315 DNA:
- a CDS encoding DNA polymerase: MKTLSIDLECFSSVNLKKSGVYRYCESNDFTILLFGYSVDGAEVKVVDLTCGEKIPQAIIEALTDDSVIKWAFNATFERICLSAWLRKNYPKYFKSYNTNNDTVGNYLNPSSWKCSMIWSAYIGMPLSLEAVGAVLGLQEQKLKEGKDLIRYFCVPCKPTKTNGGRTRNLPIHDTAKWATFVSYNRRDVEVEMSIQKKLSKFPVPEFVWKEYHIDQKINDRGITIDMDVVEQAIKMDEHSREMLSEQMKKLTNLDNPNSVVQMKRWLAENGVKTDTLGKKAVAEMLKDAPQKLADVLTLRQQLAKSSIKKYQAMQNAICADSRARGMFQFYGANRSGRWSGRLIQLQNLPQNHMPDLEQARDLVKGGNYAALEMLYDSIPEVLSELIRTAFIPRTGYKFAVLDYSAIEARVLSHLAQESWRNKVFANNGDIYCASASAMFGVPVEKHGQNSHLRQKGKIAELALGYGGSVGALKAMGALDMGLNEEDLQPLVSAWRTSNPNIVRFWWDVDDAVKNAIKQKTTTETHGIYFIYQSGMLFIKLPSGRKLAYVKPKIGINQFGGESVTYEGIGATKKWERIESYGPKFVENIVQAISRDILSFAMGTLKNYFICGHVHDELIIECSMDTSLDAISEEMGRTPPWIKDLQLKADGYETMFYKKD; this comes from the coding sequence ATGAAAACACTGAGTATAGATTTAGAATGTTTTAGTAGCGTTAATTTAAAGAAAAGTGGAGTTTATCGTTATTGTGAAAGTAATGATTTTACCATTTTACTTTTCGGATATAGCGTTGATGGTGCTGAAGTTAAGGTAGTTGACCTTACCTGTGGAGAGAAAATCCCACAAGCAATAATAGAAGCCTTAACTGATGATAGTGTTATAAAATGGGCATTTAATGCTACATTTGAACGTATCTGTCTGTCAGCATGGCTTAGAAAAAATTATCCAAAATACTTCAAGAGCTATAATACTAACAATGATACTGTTGGTAACTACCTAAACCCCTCCTCATGGAAATGCTCCATGATATGGTCTGCTTACATTGGAATGCCATTATCCCTTGAAGCTGTTGGTGCTGTACTTGGATTACAGGAGCAGAAATTAAAGGAAGGAAAAGACCTTATCCGCTACTTCTGTGTACCATGCAAGCCCACAAAAACAAATGGAGGTCGCACTCGTAATCTTCCTATACATGATACAGCAAAATGGGCAACCTTTGTCTCCTACAACCGCAGAGATGTTGAAGTTGAAATGTCCATTCAGAAAAAGCTTTCTAAGTTTCCTGTACCTGAATTTGTATGGAAAGAGTATCACATAGACCAGAAAATCAATGATCGTGGAATAACTATTGATATGGATGTTGTTGAACAGGCTATTAAGATGGATGAGCATTCTAGGGAAATGCTGTCAGAGCAAATGAAGAAACTTACAAATCTTGATAATCCAAATTCTGTAGTACAGATGAAACGATGGTTAGCTGAGAATGGAGTTAAAACCGACACTCTTGGTAAAAAGGCTGTGGCAGAAATGCTAAAGGATGCTCCTCAGAAACTTGCCGATGTCCTTACTCTCCGTCAGCAGCTTGCCAAATCAAGTATAAAGAAATATCAGGCAATGCAGAATGCTATATGTGCTGACAGCCGTGCAAGAGGAATGTTCCAGTTTTATGGAGCAAATCGTAGCGGTCGTTGGTCTGGTCGCTTAATTCAATTGCAAAATCTACCTCAGAACCATATGCCAGATTTAGAGCAGGCTCGTGACCTTGTAAAAGGTGGTAACTATGCTGCATTAGAAATGCTTTATGATTCTATACCTGAGGTATTATCAGAGCTTATACGTACTGCCTTTATTCCAAGGACTGGATATAAATTCGCTGTGCTAGACTATAGTGCAATCGAGGCAAGGGTACTCTCACACCTTGCACAGGAATCGTGGAGAAATAAAGTCTTTGCTAATAATGGAGATATTTATTGTGCAAGTGCATCTGCTATGTTTGGTGTTCCAGTTGAAAAACATGGTCAGAACAGCCATCTTCGTCAAAAAGGCAAGATAGCCGAACTTGCGTTAGGATACGGTGGATCAGTTGGTGCCTTAAAAGCAATGGGTGCTTTAGATATGGGACTTAATGAAGAAGATTTACAGCCCCTAGTTAGTGCATGGAGAACTTCAAATCCTAACATTGTACGTTTTTGGTGGGATGTTGATGATGCAGTCAAGAATGCCATCAAACAAAAGACAACCACTGAAACTCATGGTATCTATTTTATTTACCAAAGTGGTATGCTCTTTATAAAACTCCCATCTGGTAGAAAATTAGCTTATGTTAAACCTAAAATTGGCATAAACCAGTTTGGTGGAGAATCCGTAACTTACGAAGGTATCGGTGCAACAAAAAAATGGGAGCGCATCGAATCTTATGGCCCAAAATTTGTGGAAAATATTGTTCAGGCAATCTCAAGAGATATTCTAAGCTTTGCTATGGGTACTCTTAAAAACTATTTCATCTGTGGTCATGTCCATGACGAATTAATTATTGAATGTTCTATGGACACATCCTTAGATGCCATAAGTGAAGAGATGGGTAGGACACCTCCATGGATAAAAGATCTGCAATTAAAGGCTGATGGCTATGAGACAATGTTTTATAAAAAAGATTAA
- a CDS encoding sigma-70 family RNA polymerase sigma factor, translated as MKNNENQSKEYLVPMEVTNETIRDFGIDPKKVVYTKIGNKNVKAIMVPVDSKAQYDEYMRPLWAEAKREERSRRCTVSNGKGKLKRCTGDCSKCERLHEGSAISLDELQSEGIEVAHTEKDTADIVIDMMLLDELTKALEELDPDSRRICELIKEGFSDRGMAAECKLPKSTLSDKKKDCYQNCKSK; from the coding sequence ATGAAAAACAATGAAAATCAGAGTAAAGAGTATTTAGTACCAATGGAGGTTACCAACGAAACAATCCGAGATTTTGGTATTGACCCCAAAAAAGTGGTTTATACTAAAATTGGAAACAAAAATGTCAAGGCAATTATGGTTCCAGTTGATTCAAAGGCACAGTATGACGAGTATATGAGACCACTATGGGCTGAAGCTAAAAGAGAAGAGCGTAGTAGACGATGCACTGTTAGCAATGGCAAGGGTAAGCTAAAGAGATGTACTGGAGATTGCAGTAAATGTGAAAGGCTACATGAGGGTTCTGCTATTTCACTTGATGAATTACAGAGCGAAGGTATTGAGGTAGCACATACTGAAAAAGACACAGCTGATATAGTTATAGATATGATGCTCCTAGATGAATTAACAAAGGCTCTTGAAGAGCTAGATCCAGACAGTAGAAGAATATGTGAGTTAATCAAAGAAGGTTTCTCAGATAGGGGTATGGCAGCAGAGTGCAAATTACCTAAGAGTACACTTAGTGATAAGAAAAAAGATTGCTATCAAAATTGCAAAAGCAAATAG
- a CDS encoding NACHT domain-containing NTPase, whose translation MMRLCFGTFAHVLRLCKRQNVTDYQLVGTMTRTVDPNCQYLNKNNKTSVSRLLSCTSNLSSGRKQGGSRAYEKSGESISNVVAEAQKANKKDVVQKFEYTVIGLLDEDKKEQAINALLDIIEKDTVIENDKKLSFQKYIGKTKNALLSQDEFVLSELLTGLFLYTAAEVVNTVGKECIKDVNTEYLNQFNANDRKIKIINISNDSFRESAVTAIQTVDELVDFPEELPVPFQKYLFNVKQKYSLMKTLLYNDHPKPFYDFYVCNNIERRVPVTGRFGTSYKTTVIANVNFKSLSDCSRFVILSGTGGLGKSMMMRHLLLDSIENYSQIGNIPIFIPLKDFDETTGELFEYVFSRMKNFCTDITEKQFQEILSTGKCLLLFDGLDEIASANAKKFERELERFTDMYPDNYYVISSRPTQSFISYSRFTVMHLKPFSTKQALKLIDNLEFRPDEPIIKEKFRLELEKTLYHTHRSFIENPLLLTIMLITFEQYAEVPSKMHIFYREAYAALSIKHDASKGAYKRTLKTGLTADKFADYFAEICSRSYYDEKFEMNEDEFTNYYKKLSERKKYNDQTTNVIDYLYDLCSNMCLMYFESGKYHFTHRSFQEYFCALYFSKQKDKHLESIADFFEHRRNRMYGDKTFNMLYDMISEKVEEYMFLPYLAKLYERCDNEDGYWTFLQTIYPCIQYERGETDDFSLTSCQSYLFSFIKELNGHGTVMLQDLPHYDSLVSGEYAFALDENENEELVNLDNISYEYKNEYGTPDIVGRIYEFEIDKIRNNSTEYTELIRCIENDNFVLKKEYNDMRLYLEKLKNKQTPEGNSLFDMF comes from the coding sequence ATGATGAGATTATGCTTTGGAACATTTGCACACGTCCTTCGCTTGTGCAAACGTCAAAATGTAACAGACTACCAGTTGGTAGGCACTATGACAAGAACTGTAGACCCTAATTGCCAATACTTGAATAAAAACAACAAAACATCAGTTTCAAGGTTGCTTAGTTGTACAAGCAATCTTTCTAGTGGTCGAAAACAAGGTGGCAGTAGGGCCTATGAAAAATCTGGTGAAAGCATTAGTAATGTTGTTGCTGAAGCTCAAAAAGCTAATAAAAAAGATGTAGTACAAAAATTTGAATATACTGTAATAGGACTATTAGATGAAGATAAAAAAGAACAAGCAATTAATGCCTTACTTGATATAATTGAAAAAGATACAGTTATTGAAAATGACAAAAAATTGAGTTTTCAAAAATATATAGGTAAAACAAAAAATGCCCTGCTTTCGCAGGATGAATTTGTGCTATCTGAATTATTAACTGGATTATTCCTTTACACTGCTGCTGAAGTTGTTAATACTGTAGGAAAAGAATGTATAAAAGATGTTAATACAGAATACTTGAATCAATTTAATGCTAACGACCGCAAAATAAAAATCATTAATATTTCTAATGATTCATTCAGAGAGTCTGCAGTAACAGCCATACAAACCGTAGATGAATTAGTGGACTTTCCTGAAGAATTGCCGGTTCCATTTCAAAAATATCTATTTAATGTAAAGCAAAAATACAGCTTAATGAAAACTTTGCTCTACAATGATCACCCAAAACCTTTTTATGACTTTTATGTCTGTAACAATATCGAAAGACGTGTGCCTGTAACTGGACGATTTGGAACATCATATAAAACGACAGTAATAGCAAATGTTAATTTTAAATCACTTTCGGATTGTTCAAGATTTGTTATACTTTCAGGAACGGGCGGTCTTGGGAAGTCAATGATGATGAGACATCTACTATTAGATTCTATTGAAAATTACAGCCAAATTGGAAATATTCCAATTTTTATTCCATTAAAAGATTTTGATGAGACAACAGGTGAATTATTTGAATATGTTTTTTCAAGAATGAAAAACTTTTGCACCGATATAACAGAAAAACAATTTCAAGAAATTTTGTCTACTGGAAAATGTCTACTGCTTTTTGATGGATTGGATGAAATCGCATCAGCAAATGCTAAAAAATTCGAACGGGAATTAGAACGTTTTACTGATATGTATCCTGATAATTACTATGTAATTTCATCAAGACCTACCCAGTCATTTATTTCATATTCAAGATTTACAGTAATGCATTTAAAGCCTTTTTCAACAAAACAAGCATTGAAATTGATTGATAATTTAGAGTTCAGACCCGATGAGCCAATAATAAAAGAAAAATTTCGTCTTGAGTTAGAAAAAACCTTGTATCACACACATAGATCATTTATTGAAAATCCACTTTTGCTTACTATAATGCTCATCACCTTTGAGCAATATGCAGAAGTACCATCAAAAATGCATATTTTCTATAGAGAGGCATATGCGGCATTATCAATAAAACACGATGCAAGTAAAGGTGCATATAAGCGTACTCTTAAGACTGGACTTACCGCCGACAAGTTTGCTGACTATTTTGCTGAAATATGCTCTCGTTCTTATTACGATGAAAAATTTGAGATGAATGAAGATGAATTTACTAATTATTACAAAAAACTTAGTGAACGTAAGAAATATAATGATCAAACAACAAATGTAATTGATTACCTGTATGATCTTTGTTCAAATATGTGTCTAATGTACTTTGAGAGTGGTAAATATCATTTTACTCACCGTTCATTTCAAGAATATTTTTGTGCATTATATTTTTCAAAGCAAAAGGATAAGCACCTTGAAAGTATTGCTGATTTTTTTGAACATAGAAGAAACCGAATGTATGGCGATAAAACATTCAATATGCTGTATGATATGATTTCTGAGAAAGTAGAAGAGTATATGTTCTTGCCTTATTTGGCCAAATTATATGAACGTTGCGATAACGAAGATGGTTATTGGACTTTTCTTCAAACCATCTATCCTTGCATACAATACGAAAGGGGTGAAACGGATGATTTTTCCTTAACTTCGTGTCAATCATACCTGTTTTCTTTTATTAAGGAACTTAATGGGCATGGGACAGTAATGTTGCAAGATTTACCGCACTATGATTCGTTAGTTAGTGGTGAATATGCCTTTGCTTTAGATGAAAATGAAAATGAAGAACTAGTGAATTTGGATAATATTAGTTATGAGTACAAAAATGAATATGGAACACCTGATATTGTAGGCCGTATCTATGAATTTGAAATTGATAAAATTAGAAACAACTCTACAGAGTATACAGAGTTGATACGTTGTATTGAGAATGATAATTTTGTTCTAAAAAAAGAGTATAACGATATGCGTCTGTATCTTGAAAAACTAAAAAACAAACAAACACCTGAAGGCAACAGCCTTTTCGATATGTTTTAG
- a CDS encoding helix-turn-helix domain-containing protein has product MFTESEKWVNLEDIALHLSVSKDTIRAWIKKGTIPYTRAGKQYKFKISEVDEYLRKGKLADDRYTDV; this is encoded by the coding sequence ATGTTTACTGAATCAGAAAAGTGGGTTAACCTTGAAGATATTGCACTACACCTTAGCGTAAGCAAAGACACTATCCGTGCATGGATAAAAAAAGGAACTATTCCTTACACACGTGCAGGGAAACAGTACAAATTTAAAATTTCTGAGGTAGATGAGTATTTAAGAAAAGGTAAGTTAGCAGATGACCGCTATACAGATGTATAA
- a CDS encoding N-6 DNA methylase → MAKKEKKKVSMEAGLWAACNKLRGSVSATDYVNVVLGLLFLRFAYDKFNAQRERLLANDDTKDFVDNPKFYSRDNVFYLEEHDRWDYIKDNSKKNTIFTIIDDAFKNLEKNNVSLKGALPIGFYISLRIEAPKFSSLIDEVHKLEYSQDESDDVIGRVYEYFLRKFCIAAKSEKGEFYTPANIVELMTMLIQPYNGSVYDPCCGSGGMFVQSAEFIKKHQGNKKDITIYGQESNDKTYKLARMNLAIRGLNCNLGDEDASTFTRDKHPDLRADYILANPPFNLKDWRTANQLTNDGRWHDYELPPISNANYAWVLHMLSRLSYNGTAAFLLANGALNADSEEYKIRKQLIENNKVEAIIVLPRNMFYATDISVTLWIIGNHKKPKKVKRNDTEVMLRNRENEILFIDARTLGDGGNNEDGYVLLTDTDKEKIASTLFAWQSPEWKTLYKDIPEFCYSAAMDEIRQKDYALVPSKYISFVDHDLEIDFETEMSRIQSELKALMVEERQSQAKLEAALEGIGYGIK, encoded by the coding sequence ATGGCTAAAAAGGAAAAAAAGAAAGTTTCTATGGAGGCGGGCCTCTGGGCTGCTTGTAATAAATTAAGAGGTAGCGTGAGTGCAACGGATTATGTGAATGTTGTATTGGGTCTTTTATTCCTGCGTTTCGCTTATGATAAATTCAATGCACAACGTGAAAGACTACTTGCCAATGATGATACAAAGGATTTTGTTGACAATCCAAAGTTTTATTCTCGTGACAATGTTTTTTATTTGGAAGAGCATGACCGCTGGGATTATATAAAAGATAATTCCAAGAAAAACACCATTTTTACTATTATTGATGATGCATTTAAAAACTTAGAAAAGAACAATGTTTCTTTGAAAGGTGCATTACCGATAGGTTTTTATATTTCTCTGCGTATTGAGGCCCCAAAGTTTTCTTCTCTTATTGATGAGGTTCACAAGCTTGAATACTCACAGGATGAATCTGACGATGTTATCGGCAGAGTATATGAGTATTTTCTCCGTAAATTCTGTATTGCGGCAAAATCCGAAAAGGGCGAGTTTTACACTCCGGCAAATATTGTAGAGTTGATGACTATGTTGATACAGCCTTACAATGGCTCAGTGTATGACCCCTGTTGCGGTTCTGGAGGGATGTTTGTACAATCAGCAGAATTTATCAAAAAGCATCAAGGTAATAAGAAAGATATTACAATTTACGGACAAGAATCCAATGACAAAACATATAAATTGGCTCGCATGAATCTTGCCATTCGTGGTCTTAATTGCAACTTGGGTGATGAAGATGCTTCCACTTTTACAAGGGACAAGCATCCTGACCTTAGGGCAGATTATATACTTGCTAATCCTCCATTCAATCTTAAAGATTGGAGAACAGCAAATCAATTAACAAACGATGGAAGGTGGCATGATTATGAGTTACCTCCTATTAGCAACGCAAACTACGCATGGGTACTGCATATGCTTTCAAGACTGTCTTACAATGGTACAGCTGCATTTTTGCTTGCCAATGGCGCATTAAATGCCGATTCGGAAGAATACAAAATCAGAAAACAACTTATTGAAAATAACAAGGTTGAGGCAATTATCGTGTTACCTCGTAATATGTTCTACGCAACAGATATTTCCGTAACCCTTTGGATTATCGGAAACCATAAAAAGCCGAAAAAAGTTAAAAGAAATGATACAGAAGTCATGCTGAGAAACCGAGAAAATGAAATTCTTTTCATTGACGCACGTACACTTGGTGATGGCGGTAATAACGAAGATGGTTATGTTCTTTTAACTGATACTGACAAAGAAAAAATAGCCTCAACATTATTTGCTTGGCAATCACCTGAATGGAAAACGCTTTATAAGGATATTCCAGAATTCTGTTATTCTGCGGCAATGGATGAAATAAGACAAAAAGATTATGCATTGGTGCCGTCCAAATATATATCATTTGTTGACCATGACTTAGAAATTGATTTTGAAACAGAAATGTCAAGAATTCAATCTGAACTAAAAGCTTTGATGGTTGAGGAAAGGCAATCGCAAGCCAAGTTAGAAGCTGCGCTTGAAGGTATTGGATATGGCATTAAATAA
- a CDS encoding restriction endonuclease subunit S, translated as MALNKVKIGTFVEKYSEKCGIPNLTVNDISGINRDKEFFEPSKQVGANTSGYSVVPPNYFACNLMHVGRDVVLPISMNHTKKNKIVSPAYTVFRITDETVILKEYFFMCLKSNEKDRFFWFNTDSSVRDGMEWGVFCDVELTLPSVDIQKKYVAIYKAIQKNISTIKSGIDKSDYVCHVQLDKILHSMPLKSISSYIEQTDQRNNNMTYGEDSVKGMTITKEVIPTKANVSTTDLSNFLVVKPLEFVYNPRTHGKKIGLGFNLFDSPFIISWNNTAFRIKPEKTKELLPEYLYLCFCRDEWDRAACFRSWGSSTEVFTWESLCETEIAIPSIEMQKDIVDIYKAYIERKNILEKLIEIEKTICPILISGAIKEGDAK; from the coding sequence ATGGCATTAAATAAAGTGAAAATAGGAACTTTTGTTGAAAAATACTCTGAGAAATGTGGTATTCCAAACTTGACCGTTAATGATATTTCCGGAATAAATAGGGATAAAGAATTTTTTGAGCCTTCAAAGCAAGTTGGAGCCAATACAAGTGGATATTCTGTTGTTCCCCCAAATTACTTTGCTTGCAATTTGATGCACGTTGGAAGAGATGTTGTTCTTCCTATTTCAATGAACCACACTAAAAAGAATAAAATTGTAAGTCCAGCTTATACGGTATTTAGAATTACCGATGAAACAGTCATATTAAAAGAATATTTTTTCATGTGTTTAAAATCCAATGAAAAAGACCGTTTCTTTTGGTTTAATACTGACTCTTCCGTAAGAGATGGTATGGAATGGGGTGTATTTTGTGATGTGGAATTAACGCTCCCTTCTGTCGATATTCAAAAAAAGTATGTAGCAATTTATAAAGCTATACAAAAAAACATTTCCACAATTAAAAGTGGTATTGACAAGAGTGATTATGTTTGCCATGTTCAACTTGATAAAATTTTACATTCAATGCCGCTAAAATCAATTAGTAGTTATATTGAACAAACAGATCAGAGAAATAACAACATGACTTATGGTGAAGATAGTGTAAAAGGAATGACAATCACTAAAGAGGTTATACCAACAAAGGCAAATGTATCAACTACTGATTTGAGCAATTTTTTAGTAGTGAAGCCTTTAGAATTTGTATATAATCCACGGACACATGGCAAAAAAATTGGATTAGGATTTAATCTATTTGATTCACCATTTATCATTAGCTGGAACAATACAGCTTTTCGCATTAAACCTGAAAAAACAAAAGAATTGCTTCCTGAATATCTCTATTTATGTTTTTGTAGAGATGAATGGGACAGAGCTGCTTGTTTTCGTTCTTGGGGTAGTTCAACAGAAGTTTTTACTTGGGAATCTCTTTGCGAAACCGAAATAGCCATTCCATCTATTGAAATGCAAAAAGATATTGTTGATATTTATAAAGCATATATAGAGAGAAAAAACATTTTAGAAAAGTTGATAGAAATAGAAAAAACAATCTGCCCTATTTTAATAAGTGGAGCAATTAAGGAAGGAGATGCCAAGTAA
- a CDS encoding type I restriction endonuclease subunit R, whose protein sequence is MANYKYYENDYELAVLELLGNVGWEYKCGYDIHRQKDAIILVDDLREYLLRRYDYFSDNEVKVLCSYLTSFSNQSLYRSLKETYKLLMKGYTLHRDDGTDFFIDFFDFGKDGEKVNVFRAVNQFEFEEYKNRRPDIILFINGIPVSVFELKNPADENVSIADAYDQTHIRYAQDIPSLMKYDFINVISDGANTRYGSLFSDYEFYFKWCSTDGKNYNNVDGIPSVHMLINGLFKHRTLLNILHSYIYIPDNSDCNLMVLPKYYQYYGAETMYESILNEYEAGSGKGGTYWGATGCGKSYTMLFLSKRLTMSTTLHKPTVVLLTDRNDLDEQLSDDFENAKEYLIDENSISIKNRKMLKDKLANVESGGIYLMTIQKFSEDVSLLSDRSNIICISDEAHRTQTNMEAKYITKNGDTKKTFGFAKHLHKSFPKATYVGFTGTPVDATLRVFGDIVVTYTMKQSLDDGATVKIARLPGPREVQLDEKIAAACDEYYRLQTESGANEYQIEQSKKDMTKLKIILGNPDRLDIVVKHFIWHYEKRCEENATVNGKAMFVCYDREIAFEVYKRIKALRPEWLEKRKCAPEYEGSVISRDAIEIEKVKLVCTNNKKRIQKNFLTFLEIQRPAKDMLRHLKMINPTSKLPLLWICGLLDLTFRQWILCILTSLWKHTT, encoded by the coding sequence ATGGCAAACTACAAATATTATGAAAATGACTATGAACTCGCCGTCCTCGAACTTCTCGGCAATGTTGGATGGGAGTATAAGTGCGGATATGATATTCACCGTCAAAAAGATGCAATTATTTTAGTTGATGACTTGCGTGAATATCTGCTAAGGCGTTATGATTACTTCTCAGATAATGAAGTCAAAGTACTTTGCAGTTATCTAACTAGCTTTAGCAATCAGTCGCTATATCGCTCTCTAAAAGAAACCTACAAACTTTTGATGAAGGGCTATACACTTCACCGTGATGACGGCACAGACTTTTTTATTGATTTCTTTGATTTCGGAAAAGACGGTGAAAAAGTCAATGTTTTTAGAGCTGTTAACCAATTTGAGTTTGAAGAATACAAAAACCGCAGACCCGACATAATCCTATTTATTAACGGCATTCCTGTTTCTGTTTTTGAACTAAAAAACCCAGCTGATGAGAATGTATCTATTGCAGATGCCTATGACCAAACTCATATCCGCTATGCACAGGACATCCCCTCACTTATGAAATATGATTTTATCAATGTAATAAGTGACGGAGCAAACACAAGATATGGTTCTCTTTTCAGTGATTATGAATTCTATTTCAAGTGGTGTTCAACAGATGGGAAAAATTACAATAACGTTGACGGTATTCCATCAGTTCATATGCTTATTAATGGTCTTTTTAAGCACAGAACTCTATTAAATATACTTCACAGTTATATTTATATTCCAGATAACAGCGACTGCAACTTAATGGTACTACCGAAGTATTATCAGTACTACGGTGCTGAAACAATGTATGAAAGCATTCTTAATGAATATGAGGCTGGAAGTGGCAAAGGCGGCACATATTGGGGTGCTACTGGCTGTGGAAAATCGTATACCATGTTGTTTCTTTCAAAGCGACTTACCATGTCTACCACCCTACACAAGCCTACCGTTGTTTTACTTACGGATAGAAATGACTTAGATGAGCAATTATCTGATGACTTTGAAAATGCTAAGGAATATTTAATTGACGAAAACTCAATAAGCATCAAAAACAGAAAAATGCTGAAAGATAAACTTGCCAACGTGGAAAGCGGCGGCATCTATTTAATGACCATTCAGAAATTTTCTGAAGACGTTAGCTTGCTGAGCGATAGGAGTAACATCATCTGCATTTCTGACGAGGCACACAGAACACAAACTAATATGGAAGCCAAGTATATTACAAAAAACGGAGATACTAAAAAAACTTTTGGATTTGCAAAACATCTACACAAATCTTTTCCAAAGGCAACTTATGTTGGTTTTACAGGCACACCTGTTGACGCAACACTTCGTGTATTTGGTGATATTGTAGTTACCTATACTATGAAACAGTCGTTAGATGATGGGGCCACCGTTAAAATTGCACGATTGCCTGGACCAAGAGAAGTACAGCTTGACGAAAAAATTGCTGCAGCTTGTGATGAATACTACAGATTACAGACTGAATCAGGAGCAAACGAGTATCAAATTGAGCAATCCAAAAAGGATATGACTAAGCTTAAAATTATACTAGGAAACCCCGACAGGTTGGATATTGTGGTTAAACACTTCATTTGGCATTATGAAAAAAGATGCGAGGAAAATGCAACTGTAAACGGCAAAGCCATGTTCGTTTGCTATGACCGAGAAATTGCATTCGAGGTATATAAAAGAATAAAGGCTTTGCGCCCTGAGTGGCTTGAAAAGCGTAAGTGTGCTCCAGAATATGAAGGCTCAGTTATCAGTCGTGATGCTATAGAGATTGAAAAAGTAAAACTTGTATGCACAAATAACAAAAAAAGGATACAAAAGAACTTTCTGACCTTCTTGGAGATTCAAAGGCCCGCAAAAGATATGCTAAGGCATTTAAAGATGATAAATCCAACTTCAAAATTGCCATTGTTGTGGATATGTGGATTACTGGATTTGACGTTCCGTCAATGGATACTATGTATCTTGACAAGCCTGTGGAAACACACAACCTAA